One Pirellulales bacterium genomic region harbors:
- a CDS encoding thioesterase family protein gives MLTQHDLQIRVRYQETDAMGRLHHANYLTYFELGRTELLRAAGLNYRQVEEQGLFLVVSEITCRYLRPANYDDLLTLRTTVLSARGARIEHDYQLFRGTELLATGRSIVACVDRQGTVRRLPEYLSRK, from the coding sequence ATGCTGACGCAACACGATTTGCAGATTCGCGTCCGGTATCAAGAGACCGACGCGATGGGCCGCTTGCACCACGCGAATTATCTCACCTACTTCGAGCTGGGGCGCACCGAACTGCTTCGCGCGGCAGGGCTCAACTATCGCCAAGTCGAGGAGCAGGGTCTGTTCCTGGTCGTCTCGGAAATAACCTGCCGCTATCTGCGGCCCGCGAACTACGATGACCTGCTCACGCTCCGCACGACCGTTCTCTCGGCTCGCGGTGCGCGGATCGAGCACGATTATCAACTCTTCCGCGGCACGGAACTGCTGGCCACCGGCCGCAGCATCGTCGCTTGCGTCGATCGCCAAGGAACCGTCAGGCGCCTGCCGGAGTACCTGAGCAGGAAGTAA
- a CDS encoding HNH endonuclease encodes TLRFNRRNIFARDGNQCQYCGRHFPTSELSLDHVVPRSRGGDTCWENIVCACVSCNVKKGGRTPHEAHLKLVRPPVKPKRSPLLAVKLGNPKYESWKTFLDSAYWSVDLK; translated from the coding sequence GACGCTGCGATTCAACCGCCGCAACATCTTCGCCCGCGACGGCAATCAGTGCCAATACTGCGGCCGCCATTTTCCGACGAGCGAATTGAGCCTGGACCACGTCGTGCCGAGGAGCCGCGGCGGCGACACCTGCTGGGAGAATATCGTTTGCGCCTGCGTCTCGTGCAACGTGAAGAAAGGGGGCCGCACGCCGCACGAAGCCCATCTCAAGCTGGTTCGCCCGCCGGTCAAGCCGAAGCGCAGCCCGCTCTTGGCGGTCAAGCTGGGGAATCCCAAATACGAAAGCTGGAAGACGTTTCTCGATAGCGCCTACTGGTCGGTCGATCTGAAATAA